One Chaetodon auriga isolate fChaAug3 chromosome 14, fChaAug3.hap1, whole genome shotgun sequence genomic window carries:
- the kif26ab gene encoding kinesin-like protein KIF26A isoform X5 yields MDWKELAAQKLNLSSKRKKHQPSLLHPQEPSIYPTNFSGILQVSPPPAPPCLLRAVSKVKENPGMGKVKVMMRICPSLEAADSSESQSFLKVDSRKKQLTLYDPASSPHSSSGHRRSATVAVPKIFAFDAVFTQDASQAEVCSGTVAEVIQSVVNGADGCIFCFGQVKLGKTYTMIGKDSTTQSLGIVPCAISWLFKLINERKEKTGTRFSVRVSAVEIFGKDEELKDLLSEVSTGSLQEGQSPGIHLREDPICGTQLQNQSELRAPTAEKAAFYLDAAIAARSTSRPNVDEEERRNSHMLFTLHIYQYRMEKSGKGGMSGGRSRLHLIDLGSCEKVLSKSRDGGGGLCLSLNALGNVIMALANGAKHVPYRDSKLTMLLRESLGNINCRTTMIAHISDSPANYADSLTTIQLASRIHRMRKKKSKYASSSSGGESSCEEGRIRRPPHLRPFHPRTVALDPDLPSMLSDPDYSSSSEQSCDTVIYVGPGGTAISDRELSDNEGPPAFVPIIPSLNKKKPTKEGSLDRDQFFKCNTFAELQERLECIDGSEEPTAFVGEGKRSQASPKTDKSKEIQGSVSPKTVANISYAQEGISPKQSPKSVATQPPNSPNTKYKLDSAKMQCMPTPPSDSVLNVCRTSADGEKALVSENRVSINKPNSEPVVREKVYFNKKALPKPAPPPLQQRDSSKDNTDNEERSSTRMPPVGMSHQAVKRRDPYTSPLVRAPVEVCQVRSTLRERCLDRDILRATVTLQQPVELNGEDELVFTVVEELSIGSIVDKGRPSSIISFNSDCSLQALASGSRPVSIISSINDEFDAYTSAVGGSEVNIAVVTPLQEGPMECIDSRGSSISSWLSEVSVCTLESDGAHSTDVFPPQAKHMGPEATFYLDSLDMFHCVSSPRDAKNSLNDSGFSFSEQDSDSATSSKLSLTKCPPSPESAKGSLRFTSKITKAHSLSSSQLPQCPSIVHSSLPRKIKPTSSISHSSSSSSSSSREPPRQEAKQEDPWQRDNNHSEPQFSDSSSTSKFLRNPPSGIPSSKTSNNSNSVPRPPKVQGSTSSQRVVDGCEKSASKNPPSKMPQLRRGATTLGTVPVIHSSTEYKGAQDISASTTSLKFSSLGKNNKANSQKASNLPKPGCTSPPPPPVRKSSLDHKTKTLLSQSALKSAYGEAGRASGARAAVSEDELEVRHRVDSCSFKSSSLNTAKVTSSLKARGPRGEAGQHYGSQMSLERCESLSLSGSRAVLSRENSGASLGSSSGKSSKSIPRFGIPNSSSSPIATCPSSPSGGMLNKPGQVKASVNPRALGAVNGSKARSLSANNSKGLSSSTKSLAAPVTRNTNANLPPSGRTSAPRTTAAVSSKPGRGTIMGTKQAMRAANSRVSELATGNISGKHTRGSGDSDSGNDSGVNVNDDKSPIAMLPSPYSKITAPRRPQRYSSGHGSDNSSVLSGELPPAMGRTALFYHSGGSSGYESMIRDSEATGSASSAHDSMSESGMSSSGRARSSKYPKKRANGFQRRRLIPAPLPDTSSLGKKASTAGQWVDLPPMSGPLKEPFEIKVYEIDDVERLQRRRQEETTEQPFQDVDKGLQYFNSKLKMLERRQQQVRDLRVKHEGLLEELEDTKVRLMMDPSKWTGEFEVDQNLDKESPEYLEALAQVTEELEFCVNLCKSRVMMVTCFDISMPTPGAQEGRREVEV; encoded by the exons ATGGATTGGAAGGAACT GGCAGCTCAGAAGCTGAACCTGTCCTCCAAGCGGAAGAAGCACCAGCCCTCGCTGCTCCACCCACAGGAGCCCTCAATTTACCCCACCAACTTCAGTGGCATCCTGCAGGTCTCGCCGCCCCCCGCCCCGCCATGCCTGCTCCGAGCCGTGTCCAAAGTGAAAGAGAACCCAGGGATGGGAAAG GTGAAAGTGATGATGCGTATCTGTCCATCTCTGGAGGCTGCAGACTCCTCAGAGTCTCAGTCCTTCTTAAAAGTGGACAGTAGGAAGAAGCAGCTGACCCTCTACGACCCGGCATCCAGCCCACACTCCAGTTCAGGACACAGGAGATCTGCCACTGTGGCCGTCCCAAAGATATTTGCCTTCGATGCTGTTTTTACCCAGGATGCCTCACAA gctgaggtGTGCTCAGGAACAGTAGCTGAGGTCATCCAGTCTGTGGTGAACGGTGCAGACGGCTGCATTTTCTGCTTCGGCCAAGTCAAGCTCG GCAAGACATACACCATGATTGGCAAAGACAGCACCACTCAGAGCCTAGGCATTGTGCCCTGTGCCATTTCCTGGCTCTTCAAGCTCATCAATGAGCGCAAGGAGAAGACGGGCACGCGCTTCTCTGTCCGAGTGTCCGCGGTGGAAATCTTTGGGAAAGACGAGGAGCTGAAGGACTTGCTGTCTGAGGTGTCGACAGGCAGCCTGCAGGAAGGCCAGTCCCCGGGCATCCACCTGAGGGAGGATCCCATCTGTGGCACTCAG CTTCAGAATCAGAGTGAACTGCGAGCCCCGACGGCTGAGAAAGCTGCCTTCTACCTGGATGCGGCCATCGCTGCGCGCAGCACCAGCAGGCCGAATGTAGATGAGGAAGAGCGACGCAACTCCCACATGCTGTTCACACTGCACATTTACCAGTACCGCATGGAGAAGAGCGGCAAGGGAGGAA TGTCAGGCGGACGGAGCAGGCTGCACCTCATCGACCTGGGGAGCTGTGAAAAGGTCTTGAGTAaaagcagagatggagggggaggcTTATGTCTTTCTCTAAACGCCCTGGGGAATGTCATCATGGCTTTGGCAAATGGAGCAAAACATGTACCTTACAG GGACAGCAAACTGACAATGTTGTTGAGGGAGTCCCTTGGCAACATCAACTGCAGAACCACCATGATCGCCCACATCTCTGATTCCCCCGCCAACTACGCTGACTCACTGACCACTATCCAGTTGGCATCCCGCATCCACCGcatgaggaagaagaaatcTAAG TATGCATCCAGTTCATCTGGAGGGGAAAGTTCCTGTGAGGAAGGGAGGATCCGTCGGCCGCCACACCTCAGGCCCTTCCACCCTCGGACAGTAGCCCTGGACCCAGACCTGCCCTCAATGCTCAGTGACCCAGACTACTCCTCCAGTAGTGAACAGTCTTGTGATACTGTCATTTACGTGGGCCCTGGGGGGACTGCAATCTCAGACAGGGAACTTAGTGACAATGAAGGTCCACCTGCCTTTGTTCCAATCATCCCCTCCCTGAACAAGAAGAAGCCTACAAAGGAGGGCTCTCTGGACAGAGACCAGTTCtttaaatgcaacacatttgctgagctgcaggagaggcTTGAGTGTATAGATGGCAGTGAAGAACCCACTGCCTTTGTTGGAGAGGGCAAGCGAAGCCAGGCTAGCCCCAAGACTGACAAATCTAAGGAGATCCAAGGCTCTGTTTCACCAAAGACTGTAGCAAATATTTCTTACGCCCAAGAGGGCATCTCACCCAAACAATCTCCTAAATCTGTTGCCACACAACCGCCCaacagcccaaacactaaataTAAACTGGACAGTGCCAAGATGCAATGCATGCCTACACCACCATCAGACAGTGTTCTAAATGTATGCAGAACCAGCGCTGATGGTGAGAAAGCCTTGGTTTCAGAAAACAGAGTGAGCATTAACAAACCTAATTCTGAACCTGTGGTGAGGGAGAAGGTCTACTTCAACAAGAAAGCTTTGCCGAAACCAGCTCCACCTCCTTTACAACAGAGAGACTCCAGCAAGGACAATACAGACAATGAGGAAAGATCCAGCACCAGAATGCCTCCTGTAGGAATGAGCCACCAAGCTGTGAAAAGGAGGGATCCCTATACTTCCCCTTTGGTCAGAGCGCCAGTGGAGGTGTGCCAGGTAAGGTCTACCTTGAGGGAAAGATGTCTGGATCGGGACATTCTGAGAGCCACTGTCACCTTGCAGCAGCCTGTGGAGCTGAATGGAGAAGATGAGCTGGTGTTCACTGTAGTGGAGGAGCTGTCTATAGGCAGCATTGTAGATAAGGGTCGGCCTTCCAGCATTATCAGCTTTAACAGTGACTGCTCCCTTCAGGCCTTGGCCTCTGGTTCACGACCTGTCAGCATCATCAGCAGTATCAATGATGAATTTGATGCCTACACATCAGCCGTAGGAGGATCAGAGGTGAACATTGCAGTGGTCACGCCTCTTCAGGAGGGACCAATGGAGTGTATAGATAGCAGGGGTTCATCTATCAGCTCTTGGCTGAGTGAGGTTAGTGTCTGCACCTTGGAGAGTGATGGCGCTCATTCTACAGACGTCTTCCCTCCACAGGCCAAACACATGGGACCAGAGGCTACCTTTTACTTAGATTCCCTGGATATGTTTCACTGTGTATCCTCTCCTAGAGATGCCAAGAATTCCTTAAATGACAGTGGATTCAGTTTTTCTGAACAAGATAGCGATAGTGCCACCTCAAGCAAACTATCTTTGACCAAGTGCCCCCCATCTCCGGAATCAGCCAAAGGCTCCCTCAGATTCACATCAAAAATAACTAAAGCTCACTCACTTAGCTCCTCCCAACTTCCACAGTGCCCCTCCATTGTCCACTCCAGTCTTCCCAGGAAGATTAAACCTACCTCATCCATCTCTCatagtagcagcagtagcagcagcagcagtagagAGCCACCAAGGCAAGAGGCTAAGCAGGAGGATCCTTGGCAGCGCGACAACAACCACTCAGAACCTCAGTTTTCTgactccagcagcaccagcaaaTTTCTCAGAAATCCCCCCAGTGGCATCCCTTCAAGCAAAACatccaacaacagcaacagtgtACCTCGCCCACCCAAGGTGCAGGGGTCTACCTCATCCCAGAGGGTGGTCGATGGCTGTGAGAAGTCAGCCAGCAAGAATCCACCCAGCAAAATGCCTCAGCTGAGACGAGGTGCCACCACCTTGGGAACAGTGCCCGTCATCCATTCCTCCACAGAATACAAGGGAGCCCAGGATATTAGTGCATCTACCACAAGCCTTAAATTCTCCTCTCTGGGGAAAAACAACAAGGCTAACTCACAGAAAGCGAGTAATCTTCCTAAACCTGGTTGCACGTCACCTCCCCCACCTCCGGTGAGAAAGTCCAGTCTTGACCATAAGACTAAGACCCTGCTGTCCCAAAGTGCCTTAAAGTCAGCATATGGGGAGGCAGGAAGGGCCTCTGGAGCAAGGGCAGCTGTATCAGAGGATGAGCTTGAGGTACGGCACAGAGTAGACTCTTGTAGTTTCAAATCCTCCAGCCTCAACACAGCCAAAGTTACCTCCAGCCTGAAGGCCAGAGGCCCTAGAGGAGAGGCCGGGCAACATTATGGCAGTCAAATGTCCCTGGAAAGGTGTGAAAGCCTGTCCTTATCGGGTTCCAGAGCTGTGCTTAGTAGAGAGAATAGTGGGGCAAGTCTGGGGAGCAGCAGTGGCAAATCCAGCAAGTCCATTCCGAGATTTGGTATTCCTAATTCATCCAGCTCTCCTATAGCTACCTGTCCATCTTCCCCAAGTGGAGGAATGCTTAACAAACCTGGTCAGGTAAAAGCTTCTGTAAATCCCAGAGCATTAGGGGCAGTCAATGGCAGTAAGGCACGCTCACTGTCAGCCAACAATTCCAAGGGCCTAAGCTCCTCCACCAAGTCTTTGGCCGCTCCTGTGACGAGAAATACCAATGCTAACCTCCCTCCATCAGGACGGACATCAGCTCCTCGTACCACTGCGGCTGTCAGCAGTAAGCCTGGTAGAGGAACTATTATGGGCACAAAGCAGGCTATGAGGGCTGCCAACAGCCGTGTGAGCGAACTGGCAACAGGCAACATATCAGGCAAACACACGAGAGGTTCAGGAGATTCAGACAGCGGGAATGACAGCGGGGTGAACGTGAATGATGACAAATCCCCCATAGCCATGCTGCCCTCTCCATACAGCAAAATTACAGCACCCAGGCGGCCTCAACGCTACAGCAGCGGCCATGGCAGTGACAACAGTAGTGTGTTGAGTGGGGAGCTGCCTCCAGCTATGGGCCGCACAGCTCTATTTTACCACAGTGGTGGCAGTAGCGGATATGAAAGCATGATCCGTGACAGTGAAGCCACAGGCAGCGCTTCCTCTGCCCACGACTCCATGAGCGAGAGCGGCATGTCCTCTTCGGGCAGAGCGAGGAGCTCCAAGTATCCCAAGAAGAGAGCAAATG GCTTCCAGAGAAGAAGGCTTATCCCAGCACCCCTGCCAGACACCTCTTCCCTGGGGAAGAAGGCGAGCACAGCAGGCCAGTGGGTGGACTTGCCTCCTATGTCAGGACCGTTGAAGGAGCCTTTTGAGATCAAGGTGTATGAGATTGATGACGTGGAAAGGCTCCAGAGGCGGCGTCAGGAGGAAACCACAGAG CAGCCATTCCAGGATGTTGACAAG ggCCTACAGTATTTTAACAGTAAACTGAAGATGCTGGAGAGAAGGCAACAGCAAGTGAGGGACCTGAGGGTAAAACATGAAGGGTTGTTGGAGGAGTTGGAAGACACCAAGGTGCGACTGATGATGGACCCCAGCAAGTGGACAGGAGAGT TTGAGGTGGACCAGAATTTGGATAAAGAGTCTCCAGAGTACCTAGAGGCCTTGGCACAAGTCACGGAGGAGCTGGAGTTCTGTGTCAATCTATGCAAGTCCCGTGTCATGATGGTGACCTGCTTTGACATCAGCATGCCAACACCTGGTGCTCAGGAGGGACGGCGTGAAGTCGAAGTCTGA